The following is a genomic window from Solanum stenotomum isolate F172 chromosome 4, ASM1918654v1, whole genome shotgun sequence.
ATCACAGGCACACTTGTCGTTGGTAtctggaaaagaccaaaatgccatGCAATGAGCAGGGGTAAGAGGATACAACTCTCTAAGACTTCACACTGCAGCAATCAAATATGCATCTAATACTCCATGTGGAAACCTAAAGAACTCAGATTGAAATCAAATTTGTGAAATACACTTACCATGCCATAATCTGTAATGATCATTGAGATATAGTCTGACGGAGTAGCATCATACCTGTTAAAGTCATGTACTTGAGTATTAGATGAATgagaaaattctatttttctaatTTCCTTCAAGACTATAAACTTCTCTGAGAAAAAGTAACTTCTTCTACATTTGTCCATACTACTTCAACATCATCTTAGGACTTGCACTTTCTCTATGACTGGTGTCTTAGGATTCACTATTACATTTTCTGGACTAGTATTTGCATTACAATGCATCTTTGTTTTTGGACTCATTTCTTGTTCACACTTCACAATGatattcaatttcttttttgagaCCAGGGTAACTTAACAATGATATTCAATTTCTTAAATAACTGTTTTAAGTCCTGAAACTTTAAGTAAGTCAACTTACCAAGGTGTCGAGGCAGTGATTTTAGGAGGACCAGAGCAGTGAGGAATGACTTTTCCTCGTGGCTCAAGGACAACTTCGTTTATTCTTCCAAATGTTTGGTAGCTCTAgaagatttttttgtttttgtgaacTTCTACTCCATAATTCTTCATAAAATTAAAGTTCTgtctttttctttcttgatGTCAAGTTAGTTTTCCCAGACATCAGTTATGTTTCTTGTTCCCATACCGACACCCTTGTAATGTATAAATGCACATGGTGCGGAAAGAAGCTAAGGAATTGACCATAACAAACTCTCCATCACTAAAAACTCCATTTAATAGAATAAGGACAAAAAGCACACAGAGAGCTTTATAAAGATCAAAGGGAACTATAATTTATCCTTCAGTTGTGAAAGAAGactataagaaaaaaatcactCACATCAAATTCAGAAGCTGAATATTATCATTACTTGTCCAGTTATCCAAATAATTGACATCCAGTCTACCAGGAACCTTGGAAATGACATCTGGGTCACCTGCAATTGAGTTAAAACAATGAAGCAACATATAACGTTGCAATATATGGCAGGAAAGATAATCTATATATAGGACATACCCAGCTCATTGGAACAAACAGAATCAAGTTGTACTCTCTCATGAAACTTATAAGCTTCACAACAAATCAGCAGAGGAACACGGAATGCATGAGCAACCATAGCAACACATGCAGTCCCAATTCCAGAGTACACAGTTCCATTAGATAATACAGATTCAGCACCCATGAACACTCTAGAGACTTCATGCATAATGTAAGAAACAGCATTTATATGAGTATATGTACAACTTAGGCCCTTTCTCACCAGCCTCCGAAGTAGTGCCCGGCCTTCAAATTTAGGGCGAGAATCAACCACTATTACACAAAATTGTTTCCCAAGCTCATAAGCATGTAGCAGAATCATCTCAACAACAGAGGAAGAACCATACGTGAGAAGAACGTCACCATCTCTGATCTTCATAACTGCCTGTCTTATTATTACTCTGCCAGCTAATACTATCTTCTCATTCATGAAGCGCTCAATATCTGAATAAAGAGCAGCTTTTGCTTCTGACTCAGAAAGAGT
Proteins encoded in this region:
- the LOC125861850 gene encoding uncharacterized protein LOC125861850 isoform X2 — encoded protein: MMSSAAISETKGGDRPPEKDRKKDVPAPRMQFDDKNRVEKAKKRALVKKIEARNRVELFRHLPQYEQGTQLPDLESRFFHLDTMHLAVYKVGLQYLAGDVVGANARCVAMLQAFQQAIKDYSTPREKALGRDLTARISGYVSFLNECRPLSISMGNAIRFLKARITKLSLTLSESEAKAALYSDIERFMNEKIVLAGRVIIRQAVMKIRDGDVLLTYGSSSVVEMILLHAYELGKQFCVIVVDSRPKFEGRALLRRLVRKGLSCTYTHINAVSYIMHEVSRVFMGAESVLSNGTVYSGIGTACVAMVAHAFRVPLLICCEAYKFHERVQLDSVCSNELGDPDVISKVPGRLDVNYLDNWTSNDNIQLLNLMYDATPSDYISMIITDYGMIPTTSVPVIVREYGREHLLI